The Bacteroidales bacterium DNA segment CCATTGACACCCTATACCCTTCTTATAAGCGCAGTGATATTGTTTGCCTTTCACGGGAGTTGGAACCTCCGGTTTGCCGGCGCAATAATTTTAATTGCCCTGGCAGGATTCGCAGTGGAAGCGATCGGTGTTCATACCGGAGTAGTTTTTGGGGAGTATTCTTATGGCCCGGTTCTCGGCCTGAAGGTAGCTGAGATACCCGCGATCATCGCGCTAAATTGGGCCATACTGATTTATTGCAGTTATTTTCTCGCAGAAAGAATTTCTCAGAAAGTCCTGCTCAAATTAGCAATAACGGCCATCCTGATGGTGGGCATGGATTTTCTTATCGAGCCTGTGGCCATTGCTTTGGATATGTGGAGTTGGGAAGCCTCTGTTCCTCCCTTGCAGAATTATGCCGCC contains these protein-coding regions:
- a CDS encoding carotenoid biosynthesis protein, which codes for MKNTEHKPILVARIFLFVIYFIGIIGISIPSLRGLYVPLTPYTLLISAVILFAFHGSWNLRFAGAIILIALAGFAVEAIGVHTGVVFGEYSYGPVLGLKVAEIPAIIALNWAILIYCSYFLAERISQKVLLKLAITAILMVGMDFLIEPVAIALDMWSWEASVPPLQNYAAWFAISFLFAGLFHIMKVKTLNPLAAYLFLFLVMFFGTLNLTL